In Malus sylvestris chromosome 16, drMalSylv7.2, whole genome shotgun sequence, the following are encoded in one genomic region:
- the LOC126608002 gene encoding uncharacterized protein LOC126608002, producing the protein MAEPSPDLTKVINIKLLCSHGGKILPRYPDGKLRYLGGETRVLAVPRSISFSELSSKLTELCGPSVTAVSLRCQLPTEDLDALVSIKSDEDLVNLIEEYDRAASSANLKIRAFLSLIPTGRTPKSISSPSSSSASAASTTSSSGTSSSSNNYFGAASGSTPRFPLPSSTLVDRCLRQMPPQPSPSTVPFQRPPSKVPHCANIYHARHGHRNNNPTGTTGSRLYLVHNGNHWQ; encoded by the exons ATGGCCGAACCCTCGCCTGACCTCACCAAGGTCATCAACATCAAGTTACTCTGCAGCCACGGCGGCAAAATCCTCCCCCGTTACCCCGACGGCAAGCTCCGTTACCTCGGCGGGGAAACCCGTGTCCTTGCCGTTCCCCGCTCTATTTCCTTTTCCG AACTGTCGTCCAAGCTGACTGAGTTGTGTGGGCCATCCGTGACGGCCGTCAGTTTGCGCTGTCAACTGCCCACCGAGGATCTCGACGCCCTCGTATCCATCAAGTCCGATGAGGATCTCGTTAATCTCATTGAGGAATACGACAGAGCAGCCTCTTCCGCTAATCTGAAGATCAGAGCCTTCCTCTCACTCATCCCCACCGGCAGGACACCCAAAAGCATTTCatccccttcttcctcctcgGCCTCTGCCGCCTCCACGACTTCGTCCTCCGGCACCTCCTCGTCGTCAAATAACTACTTCGGCGCCGCTTCCGGTTCCACCCCAAGATTCCCCTTGCCGTCTTCCACCCTAGTTGATCGTTGCCTTCGTCAAATGCCGCCGCAGCCATCCCCGTCGACGGTGCCGTTTCAGAGACCCCCCTCCAAGGTTCCTCACTGTGCTAATATTTACCATGCTCGTCACGGCCACAGAAACAACAACCCTACTGGTACTACCGGTAGTCGTCTCTACCTGGTTCACAACGGCAATCACTGGCAATAA
- the LOC126608000 gene encoding non-functional NADPH-dependent codeinone reductase 2-like — protein MAAASQIPEVVLGSSAGPKSMPVLAFGTAADNLQPDALKTAVIEAIKLGYRHFDTASIYGSEQTLGDAIKEALELGLVDSRDKLFITSKLWSNDAHPDLVLPALKKSLQNLQLEYLDLYLIHWPISGKPGKLVDPLVDLMPMDFKGVWAAMEESQRLGLTKSIGVSNFSSKKIETLLSFASIPPSVNQVEMSPFWQQKKLRDFCKANGIVVIAFSPLGAIGSSWGTNHVLESKVLQDIAEARGKTIAQVCIRWVYQVGATLAVKSYNKERLKQNLLVFDWDLSEDDLAKINQIPQKKMMLKENLVSADGSSPYKSVEELWDGEI, from the exons ATGGCAGCGGCAAGCCAAATCCCGGAAGTGGTGCTCGGCTCCTCCGCCGGCCCCAAGAGCATGCCCGTCCTCGCCTTCGGCACGGCGGCCGACAACTTACAGCCTGACGCGTTGAAAACGGCGGTGATTGAGGCCATCAAGCTAGGCTACAGGCATTTTGATACAGCTTCCATATATGGCTCCGAGCAGACTCTTGGTGACGCCATTAAAGAAGCTCTAGAACTTGGCCTTGTTGATTCCAGAGACAAACTATTCATCACTTCAAAGCTGTGGAGTAATGATGCTCACCCTGATCTCGTCCTTCCAGCTCTCAAGAAATCACTTCA GAATCTTCAACTGGAGTACCTTGACTTGTATCTGATTCACTGGCCTATCAGTGGCAAGCCAGGAAAATTGGTGGACCCATTAGTTGACCTTATGCCTATGGACTTCAAAGGGGTGTGGGCAGCCATGGAAGAATCTCAAAGACTTGGCCTCACCAAATCCATTGGAGTCAGCAACTTCTCTagcaaaaagattgaaactttacTCTCTTTTGCTTCCATTCCTCCCTCAGTAAATCAA GTCGAGATGAGTCCATTCTGGCAACAGAAGAAGCTGAGAGACTTCTGCAAGGCCAATGGTATAGTTGTGATTGCATTCTCTCCTCTGGGTGCAATTGGTTCCAGTTGGGGCACCAATCATGTTTTGGAAAGCAAAGTGCTTCAGGATATAGCAGAGGCTCGGGGAAAGACTATTGCTCAG GTTTGCATTAGATGGGTATACCAGGTAGGGGCAACTCTGGCTGTGAAGAGCTACAACAAGGAGAGGTTGAAGCAGAATCTGCTTGTGTTTGACTGGGATCTATCAGAAGATGATCTTGCCAAGATCAATCAAATCCCACAGAAGAAGATGATGCTTAAAGAAAACCTGGTTTCAGCTGATGGATCATCTCCGTACAAGTCTGTTGAAGAATTATGGGATGGAGAGATTTAA